In Clostridium sporogenes, one genomic interval encodes:
- a CDS encoding LytR/AlgR family response regulator transcription factor, which yields MRIGICGNDVEQRNYLKDHLIKIIKETELECELLEFDCGEELLQNYKKMNIIFLDINMGKINGIEIAKKIREFDSVVEIIFVTKLVNYIHQAYEVRAYRYLLRPINYEIIKYVTLNCIKSIEAQKNLVIKYKGEIIILNIDEITYIEVMQKMLTIHTKEKEYIFKMTLSKFEKKLSQHDFFRCHKSFLVNLNKVKEFKDNIINVNDTYIPISKYRSKEFRHKLTKILKNSIWL from the coding sequence ATGCGCATAGGAATCTGTGGAAACGATGTTGAACAAAGAAACTATTTGAAAGATCATCTAATAAAAATTATTAAAGAAACGGAATTAGAATGTGAATTATTAGAATTTGATTGTGGAGAAGAGCTTCTACAAAATTATAAAAAAATGAACATTATATTTTTAGATATAAATATGGGAAAAATAAATGGAATAGAAATAGCTAAAAAAATAAGAGAGTTTGATTCAGTAGTAGAAATAATATTTGTAACAAAGCTTGTCAATTATATTCATCAGGCGTATGAAGTAAGAGCATATAGGTATTTGCTGAGACCTATAAATTATGAAATTATAAAATATGTTACGTTGAACTGTATTAAGAGTATTGAAGCACAAAAGAATTTAGTTATTAAATATAAAGGTGAAATTATAATTTTGAATATAGATGAAATTACATATATTGAGGTTATGCAAAAGATGTTAACTATACATACTAAAGAGAAAGAATATATATTTAAAATGACCTTATCAAAATTTGAAAAAAAATTATCTCAACATGATTTCTTTAGATGCCACAAAAGTTTTTTAGTTAATCTTAACAAAGTAAAAGAATTTAAGGACAACATAATCAATGTTAATGATACCTATATACCAATAAGTAAATATAGGTCTAAAGAATTTAGACATAAATTAACAAAAATATTAAAAAATTCAATATGGCTTTAA
- a CDS encoding tRNA-binding protein, translating into MVAPVKANINMDVLDKTDIRVGTIKLVEDVEKSDKLVKLSVDFGEFNRTILVGMKGERDNPKEIEGKQALFVVNLAPKKMAGEVSEGMLFDIGYADGIIPVLAQPEKPIPNGTRVG; encoded by the coding sequence ATGGTTGCGCCAGTTAAAGCAAATATCAATATGGATGTACTTGACAAGACTGATATTAGAGTGGGAACAATTAAATTAGTTGAAGATGTTGAGAAATCAGATAAATTAGTTAAGTTATCTGTTGATTTCGGTGAATTCAACAGAACTATATTAGTAGGAATGAAGGGGGAAAGAGATAACCCTAAAGAAATTGAAGGTAAACAGGCATTATTTGTAGTTAATTTGGCTCCAAAGAAAATGGCAGGTGAAGTTTCTGAAGGGATGCTTTTTGATATAGGATATGCTGATGGTATTATACCTGTTTTAGCACAACCTGAAAAACCAATACCTAATGGCACAAGAGTTGGATAG
- the lepB gene encoding signal peptidase I codes for MDKRKVKKEIESWIFSILGAILIAGLVNSKVFAKVRVQQSSMENTLLTNEQLVVDKLSYNFVEPKKGDIIIFHENKEKGTIAEDTLEMVDNIISIFNNNNNYIEKDDRLIKRVIGIPGDEIDIKDGYLYLNGKKLEEPYVKGETIQREFKLPIQVPENRLFVLGDNRMISKDSRIFGLIDYKQVEGKAIYRVYPFDHIGKIK; via the coding sequence ATGGATAAGAGAAAAGTTAAAAAAGAGATTGAAAGTTGGATTTTTTCTATTTTAGGGGCTATTCTTATTGCAGGTTTAGTTAATAGTAAGGTTTTTGCAAAGGTTCGAGTACAACAAAGCTCTATGGAGAATACTTTGCTTACTAATGAACAATTAGTAGTAGATAAATTAAGTTATAATTTTGTAGAACCTAAAAAAGGAGATATAATTATTTTTCATGAAAATAAAGAAAAGGGAACTATAGCTGAGGATACTTTAGAAATGGTAGATAATATAATATCCATATTTAATAATAACAATAATTATATAGAAAAAGATGATAGATTAATTAAAAGAGTAATTGGTATTCCAGGGGATGAAATTGATATTAAAGATGGGTATTTATATTTAAACGGCAAAAAACTTGAAGAACCCTATGTAAAAGGGGAGACTATTCAAAGAGAATTTAAACTTCCTATTCAGGTTCCAGAAAACAGATTGTTTGTTTTAGGTGATAACAGAATGATAAGTAAAGATAGTAGAATTTTTGGGCTTATTGATTATAAACAAGTAGAAGGTAAGGCAATATACAGGGTATATCCTTTCGATCACATAGGAAAGATAAAGTAA
- a CDS encoding helix-turn-helix transcriptional regulator — protein MKNKVKELRTASNMTQQQLADLVSVSSRTIISLEKGQYNPSIMLAYKIARLFNTTIEELYCLKENLENED, from the coding sequence GTGAAAAATAAAGTAAAAGAATTACGAACAGCATCTAATATGACACAACAGCAACTTGCCGATTTAGTTTCAGTTTCTTCCAGAACCATTATTTCACTTGAAAAAGGACAATACAATCCCTCAATTATGTTGGCATATAAAATAGCCCGCCTTTTTAACACCACTATTGAAGAGTTATATTGTTTAAAGGAGAATTTAGAAAATGAAGATTAA